Proteins co-encoded in one Gopherus evgoodei ecotype Sinaloan lineage chromosome 4, rGopEvg1_v1.p, whole genome shotgun sequence genomic window:
- the LOC115651338 gene encoding serine protease 27-like: MGDWALECCGKQSRISGHILNGQAAKGRAWRWQVSVQKNGHHICGGSLISESWVVSAAHCFAHPVVNSAYRVQLGEKRIFSQTHTQMFSSVKRIILHPNYDRSTFLADIALVELENPVAFTASISPVCLLDASVRVPDGKPCWVTGWGNISPQMNSSLAETLQELEVLTIDTTICNDRFWEALQKAVSDNPIKEDMMCAGHMEDYKGTAPGDSGGPLVCKQNGTWYLAGIVSWTLTGKVNEVDIILPGYPGVYNRPNAHNDWIQENVPGVTFKVVNFPSNSAHPSSIISRVLLLTVLLQLTL, translated from the exons ATGGGGGACTGGGCACTGGAGT GCTGTGGCAAGCAATCGCGCATCTCAGGGCACATCTTGAATGGTCAAGCTGCCAAGGGCAGGGCCTGGCGCTGGCAGGTCAGCGTGCAGAAGAATGGCCATCACATCTGCGGCGGTTCACTCATCTCCGAGAGCTGGGTGGTGTCAGCAGCTCATTGCTTTGCTCA CCCTGTAGTCAATTCAGCCTATCGAGTGCAGCTGGGTGAAAAACGGATTTTCAGTCAGACCCACACCCAGATGTTCTCATCGGTGAAGCGGATCATCCTCCATCCCAATTACGACAGGAGCACTTTCCTTGCCGACATCGCCCTGGTGGAGCTGGAGAATCCAGTGGCATTCACGGCCTCCATCAGCCCCGTGTGTCTCCTTGATGCTTCCGTCCGTGTGCCTGATGGGAAGCCCTGCTGGGTGACAGGCTGGGGGAATATTTCCCCACAAA TGAATTCTTCCCTAGCGGAGACACTGCAGGAGCTGGAGGTGCTCACCATAGACACCACAATCTGCAACGATCGCTTCTGGGAAGCATTACAAAAGGCTGTGAGTGACAACCCCATCAAAGAGGACATGATGTGTGCCGGGCACATGGAAGACTATAAAGGGACCGCCCCA GGTGACTCCGGGGGACCTCTGGTGTGCAAACAGAATGGGACCTGGTACCTTGCTGGGATTGTGAGCTGGACACTGACAGGAAAAGTGAACGAAGTAGACATTATTCTCCCTGGTTACCCTGGGGTCTACAACCGCCCGAACGCCCACAATGACTGGATCCAAGAGAACGTGCCTGGTGTGACTTTCAAAGTGGTGAACTTCCCTTCAAACAGTGCCCATCCCTCTTCCATCATCTCCAGAGTCCTTCTCCTCACCGTGCTTCTGCAGCtgaccctctga